One genomic segment of Tolypothrix sp. NIES-4075 includes these proteins:
- a CDS encoding reverse transcriptase N-terminal domain-containing protein, producing MSKTEQQFRVEWKNDIPICIGLESNQQWKDIKWKQVERVVYKLQTRIYKAKSRGDYKAVRRLQKTLTNSRSAKLLATRKVTQDNQGKKTAS from the coding sequence ATGTCTAAAACCGAACAACAGTTCAGGGTGGAATGGAAGAATGACATCCCTATCTGCATAGGTTTGGAGTCCAACCAGCAATGGAAAGATATCAAATGGAAACAGGTAGAAAGAGTCGTCTACAAGTTGCAAACACGCATTTACAAAGCCAAAAGTCGTGGTGATTATAAAGCTGTTCGCAGGCTCCAAAAGACTCTGACAAATTCACGGTCAGCCAAGCTACTAGCTACAAGAAAAGTGACACAAGATAATCAAGGGAAGAAGACGGCATCGTAA